In Rutidosis leptorrhynchoides isolate AG116_Rl617_1_P2 chromosome 2, CSIRO_AGI_Rlap_v1, whole genome shotgun sequence, one genomic interval encodes:
- the LOC139893017 gene encoding RING-H2 finger protein ATL66-like has protein sequence MSTEGSQSFHFQNDDLDDDNFEIKGSTLLYIIILFSIILFITICFFLYTRCVSRSRSATSSVSRISVQLSEPQGLDAATINNLPIKVYKNSEMNETTTFECSICLGGFEEEEKVKMLPNCCHFYHCECVDKWLITHTSCPVCRTKVRVDSPV, from the coding sequence ATGTCAACCGAAGGCTCTCAATCATTCCACTTTCAAAATGACGATCTTGATGACGACAACTTTGAAATAAAAGGAAGCACACTTCTTTACATCATAATCCTTTTTTCCATTATTCTTTTCATCACTATTTGCTTCTTTCTATACACTCGTTGTGTTTCTCGATCACGGTCTGCCACGTCATCAGTTTCACGGATATCTGTACAGCTGTCAGAGCCACAAGGACTTGATGCAGCTACGATTAATAACTTACCAATTAAAGTTTATAAAAACTCGGAGATGAATGAAACGACGACGTTTGAATGTAGTATTTGTCTTGGAGGTTTTGAAGAAGAAGAGAAAGTAAAGATGTTGCCAAATTGTTGTCACTTTTATCATTGTGAATGTGTTGATAAATGGTTGATTACACATACGAGTTGTCCAGTTTGTAGAACAAAAGTACGAGTCGACTCACCGGTTTAA